One window of Candidatus Margulisiibacteriota bacterium genomic DNA carries:
- the rpsS gene encoding 30S ribosomal protein S19: MARSLKKGPFVDYHLMEKIEKASKTGDKKIIKTWSRRSTIIPEMIGLTFAVHNGLKHIPVYITENMVGHKLGEFSPTRNFRGHSAPTDKSASLT; this comes from the coding sequence ATGGCAAGATCGCTTAAAAAAGGACCTTTTGTTGACTATCATCTGATGGAAAAGATAGAGAAGGCTTCAAAGACCGGGGACAAAAAGATCATAAAGACCTGGTCAAGAAGGTCCACCATAATCCCTGAGATGATAGGTCTTACCTTTGCCGTGCATAACGGCTTGAAGCACATACCCGTCTACATAACAGAGAACATGGTAGGGCACAAACTCGGGGAATTTTCTCCTACGAGGAATTTTAGAGGGCACAGCGCTCCTACCGATAAATCGGCGTCCCTTACGTGA
- a CDS encoding 50S ribosomal protein L23, whose protein sequence is MRNFDQIIIKPVITEKSAGLKASSDIYAFSVLPDATKVDIKNAVEKLFNVKVLSVNTINSDGRRRQVGRSVGRSARTKKAYVKLKSGQKIEMLEGML, encoded by the coding sequence ATGAGGAACTTTGATCAGATAATAATCAAGCCTGTAATAACGGAAAAATCAGCCGGCCTTAAAGCTTCGTCAGATATCTATGCTTTTTCCGTTCTGCCCGATGCCACAAAGGTGGACATCAAGAACGCTGTCGAGAAGCTTTTTAATGTGAAGGTGCTAAGCGTCAACACCATAAACTCCGACGGCAGAAGAAGACAGGTCGGCCGCAGCGTCGGCAGGAGCGCAAGGACAAAAAAGGCGTATGTCAAACTTAAGAGCGGTCAAAAGATCGAGATGCTTGAAGGGATGCTGTAA
- the rplD gene encoding 50S ribosomal protein L4 has protein sequence MTSLKLVDINGKNSGTLEASDKVFSRTPKESVVHLALTWLMASKRQGTASSKTRTEVRGGGKKPWSQKGTGRARSGSIRSPLWRGGGVNFGPKPRDFSHSLNKKTREAAIAMVISDKAISDKLKVVDQELPASGKTKDMASFLEKLGALNSLMVFDGAEEKTIRSAKNLKGSKLVPSKDINVLDVVSHDWLLLDKAAVKSLEKRYAGK, from the coding sequence ATGACAAGCCTGAAACTGGTGGATATTAACGGGAAAAATTCGGGGACCCTTGAAGCAAGCGACAAGGTCTTTTCAAGGACCCCAAAAGAAAGCGTGGTCCATCTGGCCCTTACCTGGCTTATGGCCTCAAAAAGGCAGGGGACAGCTTCTTCCAAAACCAGGACAGAAGTAAGAGGCGGCGGCAAAAAACCCTGGAGCCAGAAGGGCACAGGAAGAGCAAGGTCCGGTTCCATAAGGTCTCCTCTGTGGAGAGGCGGCGGCGTCAACTTTGGTCCAAAGCCCAGGGACTTTTCGCACTCCCTTAACAAGAAAACAAGGGAAGCCGCGATAGCGATGGTGATAAGCGATAAAGCCATCTCTGACAAATTGAAGGTGGTAGACCAGGAACTGCCCGCTTCGGGAAAAACAAAAGATATGGCCTCTTTCCTTGAAAAGCTCGGGGCTCTAAACAGCCTTATGGTATTTGATGGAGCGGAAGAAAAGACGATCAGATCTGCAAAGAACCTGAAAGGTTCAAAACTGGTGCCTTCAAAGGACATAAATGTGCTTGATGTGGTAAGCCACGACTGGCTGCTGCTGGACAAGGCCGCGGTCAAAAGCCTGGAAAAGAGGTATGCCGGAAAATGA
- the rplB gene encoding 50S ribosomal protein L2, whose translation MAIKTRRPITPGTRERIDLSYDDITCTTPERSLTRVLHKHAGRDFTGRIRVRHQGGGNKRKYRLIDFKRDKDNMTATVKTIEYDPNRNCRISLVEYDDKELRYILTPLGLTVGDKIESGPDADITLGNCLPIRNIPEGTTVHNVEMVPQKGGQLARSAGSFAVISSKEGRFATLKLPSGEERLISIECRATIGQVGNLDVKNVSLGKAGRSRHRGIRPSVRGIAMNPCDHPHGGGEGRSPVGRPGPVSPTGKPTLGFKTRGKRKASSKYILVRRK comes from the coding sequence ATGGCAATTAAAACAAGAAGGCCGATCACGCCCGGCACCAGAGAGAGGATAGATCTGTCCTATGACGATATTACCTGCACTACACCCGAGAGATCCCTTACCCGGGTCCTGCACAAGCATGCCGGCAGGGATTTTACCGGCAGGATAAGGGTAAGGCATCAGGGCGGGGGCAATAAGAGAAAATACCGCCTGATAGATTTCAAAAGGGACAAGGACAACATGACGGCCACGGTCAAGACCATAGAGTATGATCCAAACAGGAATTGCAGGATAAGCCTTGTGGAATATGACGACAAAGAGCTCCGCTACATACTTACCCCGCTGGGACTGACCGTAGGGGACAAGATAGAATCCGGTCCCGATGCTGATATAACGCTTGGCAACTGCCTTCCCATCAGGAATATCCCGGAGGGCACCACGGTGCACAATGTAGAAATGGTCCCTCAAAAAGGCGGACAGCTGGCCAGGTCCGCGGGGTCCTTTGCGGTGATCTCTTCAAAAGAAGGCCGGTTCGCCACTCTCAAGCTTCCTTCCGGCGAGGAGAGGCTTATCAGCATAGAGTGCAGGGCTACCATCGGCCAGGTCGGCAATCTTGATGTAAAGAACGTTTCTTTAGGCAAGGCGGGCAGGAGCAGGCATAGAGGGATCCGGCCCAGCGTAAGAGGCATTGCAATGAACCCATGCGACCATCCGCACGGAGGCGGAGAAGGCAGATCGCCGGTGGGTCGTCCCGGACCCGTGAGCCCGACAGGAAAGCCGACGCTGGGCTTTAAGACCAGAGGCAAGAGAAAGGCAAGTAGCAAGTATATCCTTGTCAGGAGGAAATAA
- the rplV gene encoding 50S ribosomal protein L22, whose product MKVKAQAKYQRVSERKVKRVLDLVRGKMAKEALAILKFLPHSAAKLAENALKSAVANAKNNYKMDEASLVLSECYVGRATPLKRIRPRARGRAFSRIRRFSHITMFVESLQEQKAEAK is encoded by the coding sequence ATGAAGGTTAAGGCGCAGGCAAAATATCAAAGAGTTTCGGAAAGAAAAGTAAAAAGGGTTCTTGACCTTGTGCGGGGCAAGATGGCTAAAGAAGCTCTTGCAATACTTAAGTTCCTGCCGCATTCGGCAGCAAAGCTTGCAGAGAATGCTTTGAAGTCGGCTGTGGCAAATGCCAAGAACAACTATAAGATGGATGAAGCGTCTCTTGTCCTTTCCGAGTGCTATGTGGGCAGGGCTACGCCGCTTAAGAGGATAAGGCCCAGGGCAAGGGGAAGGGCTTTTTCGAGGATCAGGAGGTTCTCTCATATCACAATGTTCGTCGAAAGTCTGCAGGAACAAAAAGCGGAGGCAAAATAA